In one Candidatus Polarisedimenticolia bacterium genomic region, the following are encoded:
- the nuoL gene encoding NADH-quinone oxidoreductase subunit L has product MMLQLLWLIPLLPLGGFAVNGLLGARFLPRRAVAIVACGSVLGAFVLSAGAILELGSGARFAQTLFEWMPMGQTPGGDDLSVSWGYALDPLSAVMILIVTGVGFLIHVYSIGYMEHESRAGFARFFSYLNLFMAMMLTLVLGASLPVVFVGWEGVGLCSYLLIGFWYDRMFDAKAKMSCADAGRKAFITNRIGDVGFVLGMLILFASTGTLDIQGILESAGSIDPAIGAAAALLLFLGACGKSAQIPLYVWLPDAMAGPTPVSALIHAATMVTAGVYVTCRMAPLYLHAPGAMMVVAVVGGLTALFAAIIGIAQDDIKKVLAYSTVSQLGYMMLGAGVGAFSGSIFHLMTHAFFKALLFLGAGSVIHAMSGEQDIRLMGGLRRHLPVTHATFVVAVLAIAGIPPFAGFFSKDEILAGVLRAGGESTPFLAIGLWVLGILTAAITAFYMTRLYLLVFAGESRAPEETRRHLHESPASMTLPLVVLAAGSALAGFLGVPELLGGGLLPNFLERYLAPVFEAAGSAFPGHAEGAALPEGAALGIALLASLAGIAAAWAAYRRGPLATGAVEPRGLTGAVKNRFYVDEAIDAVVLAPYRGLCRVAAAVDEKIIDWLVNSVGAATDLASQLGRLAQTGYVRNYAFVFFLGTILVLVFVLR; this is encoded by the coding sequence ATGATGCTGCAGCTGCTCTGGCTCATCCCGCTCCTGCCCCTCGGCGGCTTCGCCGTGAACGGCCTCCTGGGCGCCCGGTTCCTGCCGCGCCGCGCCGTGGCGATCGTGGCCTGCGGGTCGGTGCTGGGGGCGTTCGTCCTCTCGGCCGGCGCGATCCTGGAGCTCGGCAGCGGCGCGCGCTTCGCGCAGACGCTGTTCGAATGGATGCCCATGGGGCAGACACCCGGCGGGGACGATCTTTCGGTGAGCTGGGGGTACGCGCTCGACCCGCTCTCGGCCGTGATGATCCTGATCGTGACCGGCGTCGGCTTCCTGATCCACGTCTACTCGATCGGCTACATGGAGCACGAGTCCCGGGCCGGGTTCGCGCGCTTCTTCTCGTACCTGAACCTGTTCATGGCGATGATGCTGACGCTCGTCCTGGGGGCCTCGCTCCCGGTCGTGTTCGTCGGCTGGGAGGGGGTCGGCCTCTGCTCGTACCTGCTCATCGGGTTCTGGTACGACCGGATGTTCGACGCCAAGGCGAAGATGTCCTGCGCCGACGCCGGACGGAAGGCGTTCATCACCAACCGCATCGGCGACGTCGGCTTCGTCCTGGGAATGCTGATCCTGTTCGCCTCCACGGGGACGCTCGACATCCAGGGGATTCTCGAGAGCGCCGGGTCGATCGACCCCGCGATCGGTGCCGCCGCGGCCCTCCTGCTCTTCCTCGGGGCGTGCGGCAAGTCGGCGCAGATTCCCCTGTACGTCTGGCTGCCGGACGCCATGGCCGGCCCGACCCCCGTGTCGGCCCTCATCCACGCCGCGACCATGGTGACCGCGGGCGTGTACGTCACCTGCCGGATGGCGCCGCTCTACCTGCACGCCCCCGGCGCCATGATGGTCGTGGCCGTCGTCGGCGGGCTCACCGCGCTGTTCGCGGCGATCATCGGCATCGCCCAGGACGACATCAAGAAGGTTCTGGCCTATTCGACCGTGTCGCAGCTCGGATACATGATGCTGGGGGCCGGCGTGGGGGCGTTCTCGGGCTCCATATTCCATCTCATGACGCATGCCTTCTTCAAGGCGCTCCTGTTCCTCGGCGCCGGCTCGGTGATCCATGCCATGTCGGGGGAGCAGGACATTCGATTGATGGGGGGCCTGCGCCGCCACCTGCCGGTCACGCACGCCACGTTCGTCGTCGCCGTCCTGGCGATTGCCGGGATCCCGCCGTTCGCCGGCTTCTTCAGCAAGGACGAGATCCTGGCGGGCGTCCTGAGGGCCGGCGGCGAGTCCACGCCCTTCCTGGCGATCGGTCTGTGGGTGCTGGGAATCCTGACCGCCGCGATCACCGCCTTCTACATGACCCGGCTCTACCTGCTGGTCTTCGCCGGCGAGTCGCGCGCGCCGGAAGAGACCCGCCGCCACCTGCACGAATCGCCCGCCTCCATGACTCTGCCGCTCGTCGTCCTGGCGGCCGGGTCGGCGCTCGCCGGGTTTCTCGGCGTGCCGGAGCTCCTCGGCGGCGGCCTCCTGCCGAACTTTCTCGAGCGCTATCTCGCGCCGGTCTTCGAGGCCGCCGGGTCGGCGTTCCCGGGACACGCGGAGGGGGCCGCGCTCCCCGAAGGGGCGGCGCTCGGGATCGCGCTTCTCGCCTCCCTGGCCGGGATCGCCGCCGCTTGGGCGGCCTATCGCCGCGGGCCGCTTGCGACCGGCGCCGTCGAGCCGAGGGGGCTGACGGGCGCCGTCAAGAACCGGTTCTATGTGGACGAGGCGATCGACGCGGTCGTCCTGGCCCCTTACCGCGGGCTGTGCCGCGTGGCGGCGGCGGTCGACGAGAAGATCATCGACTGGCTGGTGAATTCCGTCGGCGCGGCCACCGACCTCGCGAGCCAGCTGGGCCGTCTGGCCCAGACGGGGTACGTGAGGAACTACGCCTTCG
- the nuoK gene encoding NADH-quinone oxidoreductase subunit NuoK, whose translation MMRVEFFLLIAALLFTIGCVGVLVRRNAIVILMCIELMLNAVNLTFAAFAHEGQSMTGHVFVFFVMTVAAAEAAVGLAIVIALFRRRRTTDIDDASLMRW comes from the coding sequence CTGATGCGCGTGGAATTCTTCCTGCTGATCGCGGCGCTGCTCTTCACCATCGGGTGCGTGGGGGTCCTGGTGCGGCGCAACGCCATCGTCATCCTGATGTGCATCGAACTGATGCTGAACGCCGTGAACCTGACCTTCGCCGCCTTCGCGCACGAGGGCCAGTCGATGACCGGGCACGTCTTCGTCTTCTTCGTCATGACGGTGGCGGCCGCCGAGGCGGCCGTCGGGCTGGCCATCGTCATCGCCCTCTTCCGGCGCCGCCGCACGACCGACATCGACGACGCCAGTCTCATGCGCTGGTAA
- a CDS encoding NADH-quinone oxidoreductase subunit J, which produces MVVRLLLGLILIVVAFAVIRALAPARTVLAGAVLGAGAVVLVALNPGALASVEFWAGLVGFAAILSALMIVIHPNPMVSVLFLIVNLFCVALFYLILNAQFLAVLQVIIYAGAIMVLFLFVVMLLNLKAEEGLRAGGGPQRYGAIVLGGLFAGLLFDAIRHRGPQPYFDPGTFDSGFGTARDLGRLLFTHYLFAFEAASLLLIAAMIGAVILAKRRLR; this is translated from the coding sequence GTGGTCGTCCGCCTGCTCCTGGGGCTGATCCTGATCGTGGTCGCCTTCGCCGTGATCCGCGCCCTGGCGCCCGCGCGCACGGTCCTCGCGGGGGCAGTACTCGGCGCCGGCGCGGTCGTGCTCGTGGCGCTCAACCCCGGAGCGCTCGCCAGCGTCGAGTTCTGGGCCGGGCTCGTCGGCTTCGCCGCCATCCTGTCGGCGCTGATGATCGTCATCCATCCGAACCCGATGGTGTCGGTCCTGTTCCTGATCGTCAACCTGTTCTGCGTGGCCCTCTTCTACCTCATCCTGAACGCGCAGTTCCTGGCCGTCCTTCAAGTCATCATCTACGCCGGCGCCATCATGGTGCTGTTCCTGTTCGTCGTCATGCTCCTGAACCTGAAGGCGGAGGAGGGGCTGCGCGCGGGGGGCGGGCCGCAGCGCTACGGCGCGATCGTCCTGGGCGGGCTGTTCGCCGGGCTGCTGTTCGACGCGATCCGCCACCGCGGCCCGCAGCCCTACTTCGATCCGGGAACGTTCGACTCGGGATTCGGGACGGCGCGCGACCTGGGCCGCCTCCTGTTCACGCACTACCTGTTCGCCTTCGAGGCGGCGTCCCTTCTCCTCATCGCCGCCATGATCGGGGCCGTCATCCTGGCCAAGAGGCGGCTCCGCTGA
- the nuoH gene encoding NADH-quinone oxidoreductase subunit NuoH: MDPAVTRVLVESSVKIALFFFVVLTVIAYMTWVERRVSAWIQDRRGPNRVGPFGLLQPLADGIKFLFKEAIVPPHVYRPVYLLAPMLIFVPALVTFSVVPIGPAVSLFGRKVALQIADVDNGILVILAFASMGVYGIALAGWSSQNKYSLMGGLRSSAQLISYELAMGIAIVGVLMATGSLRLNDIITHQIEHGWNALYQFPGFLIFVVAAFAETNRLPFDLPEAETELVAGYHTEYSGMRFSMFYMAEYANMITGSALATTLYLGGYHVPGLSALGLPEAAAALVQVLAFGVKVGFFLFVFVWVRWTLPRFRYDQLMNLGWKGLLPIALAHVLWVSFLVLVGRG, translated from the coding sequence ATGGACCCGGCCGTCACGCGGGTCCTGGTCGAGAGCTCGGTCAAGATCGCCCTGTTCTTCTTCGTGGTCCTCACGGTCATCGCCTACATGACCTGGGTCGAGCGCCGCGTGTCCGCATGGATCCAGGACCGCCGGGGGCCGAACCGCGTCGGGCCGTTCGGCCTCCTGCAGCCGCTCGCCGACGGCATCAAGTTCCTGTTCAAGGAGGCGATCGTCCCGCCGCACGTCTACCGGCCGGTCTACCTGCTGGCCCCGATGCTGATCTTCGTTCCGGCGCTGGTGACCTTCTCGGTCGTGCCGATCGGGCCGGCCGTGAGCCTGTTCGGCCGGAAGGTGGCGCTCCAGATCGCCGACGTGGACAACGGCATCCTGGTCATCCTGGCGTTCGCCTCCATGGGCGTGTACGGCATCGCCCTCGCGGGCTGGTCGTCCCAGAACAAGTACTCCCTGATGGGCGGGCTGCGCTCGTCGGCCCAGCTCATCTCGTACGAGCTGGCGATGGGGATCGCCATCGTCGGCGTCCTGATGGCCACGGGGTCCCTGCGGCTGAACGACATCATCACGCACCAGATCGAGCACGGATGGAACGCCCTGTACCAGTTTCCCGGCTTCCTGATCTTCGTGGTCGCCGCGTTCGCCGAGACCAACCGCCTGCCGTTCGACCTGCCCGAGGCGGAGACCGAGCTGGTCGCGGGGTATCACACCGAGTATTCCGGCATGCGCTTCTCGATGTTCTACATGGCGGAGTACGCCAACATGATCACCGGCTCGGCCCTGGCCACGACGCTCTACCTCGGCGGCTACCACGTGCCCGGCCTTTCGGCCCTCGGCCTGCCGGAGGCCGCGGCGGCGCTGGTGCAGGTCCTGGCCTTCGGCGTCAAAGTGGGGTTCTTCCTGTTCGTCTTCGTCTGGGTGCGCTGGACGCTGCCGCGCTTCCGCTACGACCAGCTGATGAACCTCGGCTGGAAAGGGCTCCTGCCGATCGCCCTGGCGCACGTCCTGTGGGTGTCGTTCCTGGTCCTCGTGGGCCGGGGATGA
- a CDS encoding 2Fe-2S iron-sulfur cluster-binding protein, with protein sequence MSDPQSLQPRLSPPPHQPNVPAPGAAPVPGAAPAIPPTGPDEVALLIDDRPVVVRKGATVLQAAEKAGILVPHYCYHPGISIAGNCRMCLVEIEKMPKLQIGCATAAAPGMVVRTSNDRVKGVRAGIQEFLLINHPLDCPICDQAGECRLQSYEKDYGRGFSRFAEEKVHFPKRYDIGRSVLFDAERCIKCTRCIRFCDEVSKSHELALFSRGDHTIVGAFPGRPLDNLYSGCTVDVCPVGALTWKPFRFKARVWFLKNVPSVCAGCARGCNVNVATFRNRIHRMTPRVNADVNDYWMCDAGRQSYETLYARPRLEQPIVRPLPALPGAPEGPRPPAEADSPWDGALDRAAALLREVARTGGRDSLAAIVSARLSLEDLYVAKRVLGDLAGIPRLAIPSHEEGEDDHLLIRRDKTPNGRGAELLGLGAPSSSRVREILDDVASGRVKGVVVVGEDLLALPGIAPPLLDRLEALVVIDWWKSPTVERAHVALPSCGYGEFDGTVVNFQGRAQRLRAALRPPGEADPAWRILRDLGRRFGLANEYASAPSVFDEIAVKVPAFAGLTFRALGDAGAPVSGAAAPRSAGAPRAGA encoded by the coding sequence ATGAGCGATCCGCAGTCGCTCCAGCCGAGACTGAGCCCGCCGCCGCACCAGCCGAACGTGCCGGCGCCGGGCGCCGCCCCCGTTCCGGGCGCCGCCCCGGCGATCCCCCCGACCGGCCCGGACGAGGTGGCGCTTTTGATCGACGACCGCCCGGTGGTGGTCCGCAAGGGGGCGACGGTCCTGCAGGCGGCCGAGAAGGCCGGGATCCTGGTGCCGCACTACTGCTACCACCCGGGCATTAGCATCGCCGGCAACTGCCGCATGTGCCTGGTCGAGATCGAGAAGATGCCCAAGCTGCAGATCGGCTGCGCCACGGCCGCGGCGCCCGGCATGGTCGTGCGCACGAGCAACGACCGCGTCAAGGGAGTGCGCGCCGGGATCCAGGAATTCCTGCTGATCAACCACCCGCTCGACTGCCCCATCTGCGACCAGGCGGGGGAGTGCCGCCTGCAGTCGTACGAGAAGGACTACGGCAGGGGATTCAGCCGCTTCGCGGAGGAGAAGGTCCATTTCCCGAAGCGCTACGACATCGGCCGGAGCGTGCTGTTCGACGCCGAGCGCTGCATCAAGTGCACGCGCTGCATCCGCTTCTGCGACGAGGTCAGCAAGAGCCACGAGCTGGCGCTGTTCAGCCGCGGCGACCACACCATCGTCGGCGCCTTCCCCGGCCGTCCGCTGGACAACCTGTACTCCGGCTGCACCGTGGACGTCTGCCCCGTGGGGGCGCTGACCTGGAAGCCGTTCCGCTTCAAGGCGCGCGTCTGGTTCCTGAAGAACGTCCCGTCGGTCTGCGCCGGCTGCGCCCGCGGCTGCAACGTGAACGTGGCGACGTTCCGCAATCGCATCCACCGGATGACGCCGCGCGTCAACGCGGACGTGAACGACTACTGGATGTGCGACGCCGGCCGGCAGTCGTACGAGACCCTCTACGCCCGCCCGCGCCTCGAGCAGCCGATCGTCCGCCCCCTCCCCGCGTTGCCGGGGGCCCCGGAGGGCCCGCGGCCGCCGGCGGAAGCGGACTCGCCGTGGGACGGGGCGCTCGACCGGGCCGCGGCGCTCCTGCGTGAGGTGGCGAGGACCGGCGGCAGGGATTCCCTGGCCGCCATCGTCTCGGCGCGCCTGTCGCTCGAGGACCTGTACGTGGCGAAGCGGGTGCTCGGCGATCTCGCCGGCATCCCTCGCCTGGCGATCCCCTCCCACGAGGAGGGGGAGGACGACCACCTGCTCATCCGCCGCGACAAGACCCCGAACGGCCGGGGCGCCGAGCTCCTGGGCCTCGGCGCCCCGTCGTCCTCCCGCGTCAGGGAGATCCTGGACGACGTCGCCTCCGGCCGGGTGAAAGGGGTCGTCGTCGTGGGGGAGGACCTGCTCGCCCTCCCCGGGATCGCGCCGCCCCTGCTCGACCGGCTCGAGGCCCTCGTCGTCATCGACTGGTGGAAGAGCCCGACGGTGGAGCGCGCCCACGTGGCGCTCCCCTCGTGCGGCTACGGCGAGTTCGACGGGACGGTGGTCAATTTCCAGGGGCGGGCGCAGAGGCTGCGCGCGGCTCTCCGGCCGCCGGGGGAGGCCGACCCCGCCTGGCGCATCCTGCGCGACCTCGGGCGGCGCTTCGGCCTGGCGAACGAGTACGCCTCGGCCCCGTCGGTCTTCGACGAGATCGCCGTCAAGGTCCCCGCCTTCGCGGGCCTGACTTTTCGCGCCCTGGGGGATGCCGGCGCCCCCGTCTCCGGCGCCGCCGCGCCCCGCTCCGCGGGCGCCCCCAGGGCGGGGGCCTGA
- the nuoF gene encoding NADH-quinone oxidoreductase subunit NuoF produces MAFEPLLTRNIHREGSESIDAYLASGGYQGLRRVLKEFTPEKFVEEVKTSGLRGRGGAGFPTGMKWGFLPKGREKPRYLCVNADESEPGTFKDRLLIEKDPHLVLEGIIASAYAIECNLAFFYIRGEFHQGCRTFEKAIAEARARGFLGKNILGSGFDLEIIVYRGAGAYICGEETALLESLEGKRGYPRIKPPFPAVVGLYGCPTIINNVETLANVTLIAERGSAWFAGIGRPPKNTGPKLFCISGHVKRPGVYEAPLGIPFLELLNERAGGMLHPSRPLKAAVPGGSSMKILPASKCDVLLDFDSLAAAGTSLGSAGGMVMDTGTCIVGALLNLARFYAHESCGQCTPCREGTGWLVKILSRLERGDGRPEDVGLLADIAFRIEGNTVCPFGEAIAWPVDSYVKAFREEFEDHARRKACPMRAAAGA; encoded by the coding sequence ATGGCGTTCGAGCCGCTCCTCACGCGCAACATCCACCGGGAAGGCTCGGAGTCCATCGACGCCTACCTGGCCTCCGGCGGCTACCAGGGGCTGAGGCGCGTCCTCAAGGAGTTCACTCCCGAGAAGTTCGTGGAGGAGGTGAAGACCTCGGGGCTCAGGGGCCGGGGCGGCGCCGGCTTTCCGACCGGCATGAAGTGGGGCTTCCTTCCCAAGGGCCGGGAGAAGCCGCGCTACCTGTGCGTCAACGCCGACGAGAGCGAGCCGGGCACCTTCAAGGACCGGCTCCTGATCGAGAAGGACCCGCACCTGGTGCTGGAGGGGATCATCGCCTCGGCCTACGCCATCGAGTGCAACCTGGCGTTCTTCTATATCCGCGGCGAGTTCCATCAGGGGTGCCGCACCTTCGAGAAGGCGATCGCCGAGGCGCGCGCCCGGGGCTTCCTCGGGAAGAACATCCTCGGGAGCGGCTTCGATCTCGAGATCATCGTCTACCGGGGGGCCGGCGCCTACATCTGCGGGGAGGAGACGGCACTGCTCGAGTCGCTCGAGGGGAAGCGCGGCTACCCGCGCATCAAGCCGCCGTTCCCGGCGGTCGTCGGCCTGTACGGCTGCCCGACGATCATCAACAACGTGGAGACCCTGGCCAACGTGACCCTGATCGCCGAGCGCGGCTCCGCCTGGTTCGCCGGGATCGGGCGGCCGCCGAAGAACACCGGGCCGAAGCTCTTCTGCATCTCGGGGCACGTGAAGCGCCCCGGCGTGTACGAGGCGCCCCTGGGCATTCCGTTCCTGGAGCTCCTGAACGAGCGCGCCGGCGGCATGCTCCATCCGTCCCGGCCGCTCAAGGCGGCGGTCCCCGGAGGTTCGTCCATGAAGATCCTGCCGGCGTCGAAGTGCGACGTCCTTCTGGACTTCGACTCGCTCGCCGCCGCCGGCACCAGCCTCGGCTCGGCCGGCGGCATGGTCATGGATACCGGCACCTGCATCGTCGGCGCGCTCCTGAACCTCGCGCGCTTCTACGCCCACGAGTCGTGCGGGCAGTGCACCCCATGCCGCGAGGGGACCGGCTGGCTGGTCAAGATCCTGTCCCGCCTCGAGCGGGGGGACGGTCGGCCGGAGGACGTCGGGCTGCTGGCGGACATCGCCTTCCGGATCGAGGGGAACACGGTCTGCCCGTTCGGCGAGGCGATCGCCTGGCCGGTCGATTCGTACGTGAAGGCGTTCCGGGAGGAGTTCGAGGACCACGCCCGGCGGAAGGCCTGCCCGATGCGGGCCGCCGCCGGGGCCTGA